In Marasmius oreades isolate 03SP1 chromosome 3, whole genome shotgun sequence, a single window of DNA contains:
- a CDS encoding uncharacterized protein (CAZy:GH92) → MRTDLNRSETMTSKGVRRLTHTHRRLSALLLATASSLIFLSSTNAQPQFPLPSSFVNPLIGSTGPEPNLSGGTIPSVSPPFGSCRWVVQNQQNWVSQTPFNYSDNYQVHGFIGTRQPAIWMGESAWVGVVPGSGDKIKTGWDERGMNRVNGSEEFGVGFYGVELEQEKGKVKVEMSATSRVGHFRFTFTGTEQPYIFVPVTRRSALFHDGDIFDHSYFPTGTVELTEPGKGGGSLQVCGSNDEMQDQVLVPTSIAENASNFKGFFCAQFSVHSSYGITLGNTTKERVVSGSGRELGAFIRFNAASKASTVVDVRIGTSLISTDQARKNIDNEIPESDKVEATRKKTEAKWAEKLGRFEIDTDDEEGKTVFLTGIVRAMQFPYEVHDPSPTGASQYYSGYDNAVHEGDSYSGYSIWDTYRAAWPLQLLFAPERIPGLIRSMLHDYQEGGWLPMWKNIVETKTMVSTHADSLLSEGIRKGFMSAFTDEDLKIMWQAVWKDASVPPANDGSTVYSDRQEGVDFEVRAGLTTYLNESMGWVADDVHSESVSRTLDYAYDDHVLSILSSLLPVQITSIVNNTNVTEFLNARARRNIWTVWNDNATAKGEGNGKGYVQARFLNGSFNSDITSGFTEGTREVYSFSQGFVWGDLIHDLIERRGGVSRFVDSLDEFFDGGEVDFTNEPSHHTPYLYALASPDHARSTQKRVRELAKANFNNAPEGLSGNEDCGQTSSWYIFSAMGFYPVDPASGEYVFDQDPHGTYNSTTDSYVLQILAEGAENKWFVDDVRVNGVSKRDTWRVKHEDIVWGGVIEFDMTD, encoded by the exons ATGCGTACGGATCTGAACAGATCAGAAACGATGACGAGTAAAGGTGTCAGGCGACTCACC CACACTCATCGTCGTCTTTCAGCTCTCCTACTGGCAACTGCATCTTCCCTGATCTTCCTCTCGTCAACTAATGCTCAACCCCAATTCCCCTTGCCATCCTCGTTCGTAAACCCGCTCATCGGCAGTACTGGTCCCGAACCCAACTTGTCAGGAGGAACAATCCCATCGGTATCACCCCCTTTTGGTTCTTGCAGATGGGTAGTCCAAAACCAACAAAACTGGGTCTCTCAAACTCCCTTCAACTACAGTGACAACTATCAAGTCCATGGATTCATTGGAACACGCCAACCAGCCATTTGGATGGGCGAAAGTGCGTGGGTTGGTGTTGTCCCCGGGAGTGGCGATAAAATCAAAACAGGTTGGGACGAGAGAGGGATGAACAGGGTTAATGGGAGTGAAGAGTTTGGCGTTGGGTTTTACGGCGTTGAACTTGAGCAAGAAAAAGGGAAAGTCAAAGTTGAAATGAGCGCAACGTCTCGAGTGGGCCACTTTCGTTTCACGTTCACGGGTACAGAACAACCGTACATATTCGTCCCTGTCACTCGTCGATCAGCGCTGTTCCACGACGGAGATATTTTCGACCACTCCTACTTCCCGACTGGCACGGTTGAGCTCACGGAGCCTGGGAAGGGAGGCGGTTCGCTCCAAGTATGTGGATCTAACGATGAAATGCAAGACCAAGTTCTCGTTCCTACATCCATAGCTGAGAATGCAAGCAATTTCAAAGGCTTTTTCTGTGCTCAGTTCTCCGTTCACTCCTCGTATGGTATCACGTTAGGAAATACCACAAAAGAACGTGTGGTTTCGGGAAGCGGGCGTGAACTTGGTGCCTTTATTAGGTTCAACGCTGCTTCCAAAGCCAGCACGGTGGTCGACGTTCGGATTGGCACATCTCTGATTTCGACCGATCAGGCTCGAAAGAACATCGATAACGAAATCCCGGAGAGCGATAAAGTCGAAGCAACTCGCAAGAAGACGGAGGCAAAGTGGGCAGAAAAACTCGGGAGATTCGAGATCGACacggacgatgaagaaggcaAGACTGTCTTCCTGACGGGCATTGTTAGAGCTATGCAG TTTCCCTACGAAGTCCATGACCCCTCTCCAACAGGAGCGAGCCAATATTATTCGGGCTACGATAATGCAGTCCATGAAGGAGATTCTTATAGTGGGTATTCGATCTGG GACACTTACCGTGCAGCATGGCCTCTTCAGCTCCTCTTTGCTCCTGAACGAATCCCCGGATTGATACGTAGCATGTTGCACGACTATCAAGAAGGCGGATGGTTACCTATGTGGAAGAACATTGTCG AAACCAAAACCATGGTGTCCACGCACGCCGATTCTCTCTTATCCGAAGGCATTCGAAAAGGATTTATGTCCGCTTTTACAGACGAAGACCTGAAGATAATGTGGCAAGCTGTGTGGAAGGATGCGTCTGTCCCACCTGCCAATGATGGAAGTACGGTCTACAGTGATCGTCAGGAG GGTGTAGACTTTGAGGTTCGAGCGGGTTTGACGACCTACTTGAATGAATCCATGGGTTGGGTAGCGGACGATGTCCATTCAGAGAGCGTCAGTAGGACGTTGGATTATGCGT ACGATGATCACGTCCTCTCAAtcctctcttctcttctcccCGTTCAGATCACCTCCATCGTTAACAATACAAACGTGACAGAATTCCTAAATGCCCGTGCCCGTAGGAACATCTGGACTGTCTGGAATGATAACGCCACTGCGAAGGGTGAAGGGAATGGCAAAGGATATGTCCAAGCCCGATTCCTCAACGGCTCCTTCAATTCAGACATTACCTCAGGGTTTACCGAAGGCACTCGGGAGGTGTATTCGTTCTCTCAAGGGTTCGTGTGGGGCGATTTGATACATGATTTGATAGAGAGGAGGGGTGGCGTAAGTCGCTTTGTTGATAGTTTGGATGAATTTTTTGATGGTGGAGAGGTCGATTTCACGAATGAG CCATCCCACCATACCCCATATCTTTACGCTCTAGCGTCACCGGACCATGCAAGGTCGACACAGAAACGTGTACGAGAGCTCGCCAAGGCCAATTTCAATAATGCGCCAGAGGGATTAAGCGGG AATGAGGACTGCGGTCAAACGAGCTCCTGGTACATATTCTCCGCAATGGGTTTCTACCCTGTTGATCCAGCGAGCGGGGAGTACGTTTTCG ATCAAGACCCGCACGGAACGTATAATTCGACGACGGACAGTTATGTACTTCAAATCCTGGCGGAAGGGGCAGAGAATAAGTGGTTTGTCGATGATGTAAGAGTGAATGGGGTTTCTAAGAGGGATACGTGGAGGGTTAAACATGAAGATATTGTTTGGGGTGGAGTTATTGAGTTTGATATGACTGATTAA
- a CDS encoding uncharacterized protein (CAZy:GH92) encodes MRTDLNRSETMTSKGVRRLTHTHRRLSALLLATASSLIFLSSTNAQPQFPLPSSFVNPLIGSTGPEPNLSGGTIPSVSPPFGSCRWVVQNQQNWVSQTPFNYSDNYQVHGFIGTRQPAIWMGESAWVGVVPGSGDKIKTGWDERGMNRVNGSEEFGVGFYGVELEQEKGKVKVEMSATSRVGHFRFTFTGTEQPYIFVPVTRRSALFHDGDIFDHSYFPTGTVELTEPGKGGGSLQVCGSNDEMQDQVLVPTSIAENASNFKGFFCAQFSVHSSYGITLGNTTKERVVSGSGRELGAFIRFNAASKASTVVDVRIGTSLISTDQARKNIDNEIPESDKVEATRKKTEAKWAEKLGRFEIDTDDEEGKTVFLTGIVRAMQFPYEVHDPSPTGASQYYSGYDNAVHEGDSYSGYSIWDTYRAAWPLQLLFAPERIPGLIRSMLHDYQEGGWLPMWKNIVETKTMVSTHADSLLSEGIRKGFMSAFTDEDLKIMWQAVWKDASVPPANDGSTVYSDRQEGVDFEVRAGLTTYLNESMGWVADDVHSESVSRTLDYAYDDHVLSILSSLLPVQITSIVNNTNVTEFLNARARRNIWTVWNDNATAKGEGNGKGYVQARFLNGSFNSDITSGFTEGTREVYSFSQGFVWGDLIHDLIERRGGVSRFVDSLDEFFDGGEVDFTNEPSHHTPYLYALASPDHARSTQKRVRELAKANFNNAPEGLSGVCFFAASLFGADYLLFFFLRMRTAVKRAPGTYSPQWVSTLLIQRAGSTFSVRPSSQG; translated from the exons ATGCGTACGGATCTGAACAGATCAGAAACGATGACGAGTAAAGGTGTCAGGCGACTCACC CACACTCATCGTCGTCTTTCAGCTCTCCTACTGGCAACTGCATCTTCCCTGATCTTCCTCTCGTCAACTAATGCTCAACCCCAATTCCCCTTGCCATCCTCGTTCGTAAACCCGCTCATCGGCAGTACTGGTCCCGAACCCAACTTGTCAGGAGGAACAATCCCATCGGTATCACCCCCTTTTGGTTCTTGCAGATGGGTAGTCCAAAACCAACAAAACTGGGTCTCTCAAACTCCCTTCAACTACAGTGACAACTATCAAGTCCATGGATTCATTGGAACACGCCAACCAGCCATTTGGATGGGCGAAAGTGCGTGGGTTGGTGTTGTCCCCGGGAGTGGCGATAAAATCAAAACAGGTTGGGACGAGAGAGGGATGAACAGGGTTAATGGGAGTGAAGAGTTTGGCGTTGGGTTTTACGGCGTTGAACTTGAGCAAGAAAAAGGGAAAGTCAAAGTTGAAATGAGCGCAACGTCTCGAGTGGGCCACTTTCGTTTCACGTTCACGGGTACAGAACAACCGTACATATTCGTCCCTGTCACTCGTCGATCAGCGCTGTTCCACGACGGAGATATTTTCGACCACTCCTACTTCCCGACTGGCACGGTTGAGCTCACGGAGCCTGGGAAGGGAGGCGGTTCGCTCCAAGTATGTGGATCTAACGATGAAATGCAAGACCAAGTTCTCGTTCCTACATCCATAGCTGAGAATGCAAGCAATTTCAAAGGCTTTTTCTGTGCTCAGTTCTCCGTTCACTCCTCGTATGGTATCACGTTAGGAAATACCACAAAAGAACGTGTGGTTTCGGGAAGCGGGCGTGAACTTGGTGCCTTTATTAGGTTCAACGCTGCTTCCAAAGCCAGCACGGTGGTCGACGTTCGGATTGGCACATCTCTGATTTCGACCGATCAGGCTCGAAAGAACATCGATAACGAAATCCCGGAGAGCGATAAAGTCGAAGCAACTCGCAAGAAGACGGAGGCAAAGTGGGCAGAAAAACTCGGGAGATTCGAGATCGACacggacgatgaagaaggcaAGACTGTCTTCCTGACGGGCATTGTTAGAGCTATGCAG TTTCCCTACGAAGTCCATGACCCCTCTCCAACAGGAGCGAGCCAATATTATTCGGGCTACGATAATGCAGTCCATGAAGGAGATTCTTATAGTGGGTATTCGATCTGG GACACTTACCGTGCAGCATGGCCTCTTCAGCTCCTCTTTGCTCCTGAACGAATCCCCGGATTGATACGTAGCATGTTGCACGACTATCAAGAAGGCGGATGGTTACCTATGTGGAAGAACATTGTCG AAACCAAAACCATGGTGTCCACGCACGCCGATTCTCTCTTATCCGAAGGCATTCGAAAAGGATTTATGTCCGCTTTTACAGACGAAGACCTGAAGATAATGTGGCAAGCTGTGTGGAAGGATGCGTCTGTCCCACCTGCCAATGATGGAAGTACGGTCTACAGTGATCGTCAGGAG GGTGTAGACTTTGAGGTTCGAGCGGGTTTGACGACCTACTTGAATGAATCCATGGGTTGGGTAGCGGACGATGTCCATTCAGAGAGCGTCAGTAGGACGTTGGATTATGCGT ACGATGATCACGTCCTCTCAAtcctctcttctcttctcccCGTTCAGATCACCTCCATCGTTAACAATACAAACGTGACAGAATTCCTAAATGCCCGTGCCCGTAGGAACATCTGGACTGTCTGGAATGATAACGCCACTGCGAAGGGTGAAGGGAATGGCAAAGGATATGTCCAAGCCCGATTCCTCAACGGCTCCTTCAATTCAGACATTACCTCAGGGTTTACCGAAGGCACTCGGGAGGTGTATTCGTTCTCTCAAGGGTTCGTGTGGGGCGATTTGATACATGATTTGATAGAGAGGAGGGGTGGCGTAAGTCGCTTTGTTGATAGTTTGGATGAATTTTTTGATGGTGGAGAGGTCGATTTCACGAATGAG CCATCCCACCATACCCCATATCTTTACGCTCTAGCGTCACCGGACCATGCAAGGTCGACACAGAAACGTGTACGAGAGCTCGCCAAGGCCAATTTCAATAATGCGCCAGAGGGATTAAGCGGGGTGTGTTTCTTCGCGGCGTCCCTTTTTGGTGCTGACTATTTACTATTCTTTTTTCTCAGAATGAGGACTGCGGTCAAACGAGCTCCTGGTACATATTCTCCGCAATGGGTTTCTACCCTGTTGATCCAGCGAGCGGGGAGTACGTTTTCGGTTCGCCCTTCTTCTCAAGGATGA
- a CDS encoding uncharacterized protein (CAZy:GH152), with protein MFTDLHAGSAVPNFATGWEAPAWSTVSFSVPDNWTAGRIWARRNCDMSKPGPNNCLTGGCNGGLECDRNSGTGVPPATVAEWTLSANPNIPDNYDVSLVDGYNLPARISNNKGCPVAECAKDLGPDCPAPLKGPFDSTGFPVGCKSACLANLDGNPQNSANCCTGSHNTPETCPASGVAYYSYFKTNCPRSYAYAYDERSGTALFTCDSKLKADYTLTFCP; from the exons ATGTTTACTGACCTTCATGCTGGGAGTGCTGTTCCCAACTTTGCCACCGG ATGGGAAGCTCCAGCTTGGTCCACGGTGTCGTTCAGCGTTCCTGACAACTGGACCGCGGGACGTATCTGG GCACGTCGTAACTGCGACATGTCCAAGCCTGGCCCCAACAACTGCCTCACCGGCGGATGCAATGGAGGTTTGGAATGCGACCGTAACAGCGgcact GGAGTACCCCCTGCAACTGTGGCGGAGTGGACACTGTCCGCCAACCCCAATATTCCCGATAACTACGATG TTTCCCTTGTCGATGGTTATAACTTGCCTGCAAG GATCTCGAATAACAAAGGCTGCCCAGTAGCCGAATGTGCCAAGGATCTGGGACCCGATT GCCCCGCTCCTCTCAAGGGACCATTCGACAGCACTGGATTCCCAGTGGGGTGCAAATCTGCCTGT TTGGCCAATCTAGACGGAAACCCCC AGAACTCTGCTAATTGTTGCACTGGGTCCCATAACACCCCCGAGACATGCCCCGCTAGCGGTGTTGCCTACTATAGCTACTTCA AGACCAATTGCCCAAGGTCTTACGCCTATGCCTACGACGAGCGCAGTGGGACTGCCTTATTCACCTGTGACTCCAAGCTCAAGGCCGACTACACCTTGACTTTCTGCCCCTGA
- a CDS encoding uncharacterized protein (CAZy:GH152): MSKPGPKNCLTGECNGGLECDRNSGVGVPPATVAEWTLSANPNVPDNYDVFPCRRISNNKGYPVAECAKDLGPNCPAPLKGPFDSDGFPVGCKSACFTNLDSNPQNSANCCTGSHNTPETCPASGGAFYSYFKNNCPRFYAYAYGEHSRTALFTCDSKLKADYTLIFCP; the protein is encoded by the exons ATGTCCAAACCTGGCCCCAAAAACTGTCTCACCGGCGAATGCAATGGAGGTTTGGAATGCGATCGCAACAGCGGCGTC GGAGTACCCCCTGCAACTGTAGCGGAGTGGACATTGTCCGCCAACCCCAACGTTCCCGACAACTACGACG TTTTCCCTTGTCGACG GATCTCGAACAACAAAGGCTATCCAGTAGCCGAATGCGCAAAGGATCTGGGCCCTAATT GCCCCGCTCCTCTCAAAGGGCCATTCGACAGCGATGGGTTCCCAGTAGGGTGCAAATCTGCCTGT TTCACCAACCTAGACAGTAACCCCC AGAACTCTGCTAACTGCTGCACTGGATCCCATAATACCCCCGAAACTTGCCCCGCTAGTGGAGGTGCCTTCTATAGCTACTTCA AGAACAACTGTCCGAGGTTCTACGCCTATGCCTATGGCGAGCACAGTAGGACTGCCTTATTCACCTGTGACTCCAAGCTCAAGGCGGACTACACCTTGATTTTCTGCCCTTGA
- a CDS encoding uncharacterized protein (BUSCO:EOG09264DYD): MNSTSSTSTQNFSEFPLPSHARNSSTSSHWPSDNGAYYHQQNSHHNQVPIQPRPQIKREPQPILPLLPDHKSNLNKQEMEDSMPATSDFVKKLYKMLEDKSFQHVVCWGPAGDCFVVKDMNEFTKSILPKLFKHSNFASFVRQLNKYDFHKVKNTDDNSFGEHAWTFRHPDFHADRREALENIKRKVPTSRKSTGTSSVATTRPLADGQSRAGGSGSRSGSPGPSGYYGQGQGHYSDSYQINTLQTQIDRLTASHEELSSHIRSLERNIGGLERNLGGLERNYHEVLVEMVGFQRNMSQQDTVMQGLVEWVLRTGPGGGEGKGKGPALDLSSSSTSQLDFPPSTSTAPSAASLPSLPNFSQPQRSPPFGDSTSAPPPPDFRDAKGKTASTTLNELSRRVNELGPQGSSGSSERDPMQRPPSRIWTAAANAGLINPDGTLGSGPGSGPGSGTGAGEFGVGFGGPTGPGSGGNGQTTQMGPGGTDVSPRPVKITSRQEALERIEELQKMRPASAGFLSNAAAKLVGGLDMFGMLRSTGQLSTSREEQRTEKERNEDRNEGSSSEMEDMVMPTTSSGAGRSSSQQHQGGYLLGAAATSATRSGPWSHTGERTASTSSTSPSSASDPASSSLFQDFASTGMTLNDHAALEVYTVGHLMPKSAVDDMSGNWSFDNSLMGSGSGNTRLFNGGSTGGTKKLSVRRSTFVPGWTVSPRVLLVDDDAVSRKLSSKFLQVFGCKIDIAVDGVGAVNKMNLEKYDLVLMDIVMPKLDGVSATSMIRKFDHMTPIISMTSNAKPNEIMTYYSSGMNDILPKPFTKQGMLDMLEKHLMHLKVIQQMSRVPRSLGIPPLSDASFEQAMTSQAALFQQQQQQQQQQQNMVNGLLGIPPGSPSSSSGMLFDPGNPSLSLTTSNDRDDYFTPSNPFAGMGLTDEQYNTILAGLVSGESFSGSMGVMGMPSNNFDSSGGMGQKRPLDDRDLSMRSAKRGRFEVVE, from the exons ATGAACTCTACGTCTTCGACATCCACTCAGAACTTTTCCGAATTCCCCCTTCCCTCTCACGCCAGAAACTCTTCTACAAGCTCCCACTGGCCTTCAGATAACGGGGCGTACTATCACCAGCAAAATTCGCATCACAATCAGGTTCCTATACAGCCGAGACCGCAAATCAAGCGCGAGCCTCAGCCgatccttcctcttcttcctgacCACAAATCGAACTTGAATAAACAAGAGATGGAAGATTCTATGCCCGCTACCAGCGATTTTGTCAAGAAATTGTACAA AATGCTGGAGGACAAATCATTCCAGCACGTCGTATGTTGGGGTCCTGCAGGTGACTGTTTTGTCGTCAAA GACATGAACGAGTTTACAAAGTCTATATTACCGAAACTTTTCAAACATTCAAATTTTGCAAGTTTCGTCCGTCAGCTCAACAAGTATGACTTCCACAAG GTCAAGAACACCGATGACAATTCATTTGGGGAACAC GCATGGACATTCCGGCATCCAGACTTCCACGCTGATCGCCGTGAAGCATTGGAAAATATCAAACGCAAAGTTCCCACCTCACGCAAATCGACTGGCACCAGCTCCGTGGCCACTACTCGGCCTTTAGCTGATGGTCAGAGTAGAGCCGGAGGGAGCGGGAGCAGGAGTGGAAGCCCTGGTCCCAGTGGATATTACGGCCAAGGCCAAGGCCATTATTCAG ATTCATATCAAATCAATACTCTCCAAACCCAAATTGACCGACTGACGGCGTCTCATGAGGAGTTGTCCTCACATATACGGAGTTTGGAGAGGAATATCGGTGGTTTAGAGCGGAATTTGGGTGGCTTGGAGAGAAACTACCATGAG GTTCTAGTTGAAATGGTTGGGTTTCAACGAAACATGTCCCAGCAAGACACCGTCATGCAAGGACTGGTCGAGTGGGTTTTGCGAACTGGGCCAGGGGGAGGTGAGG gcaaaggcaaaggtCCGGCTCTAGACCTCTCTTCGAGCTCCACATCCCAATTAGACTTTCCTCCCTCAACTTCAACAGCACCTTCCGCCGCTTCCCTCCCATCCCTACCTAACTTCTCGCAACCTCAGCGGTCACCGCCATTCGGTGACTCGACATccgctcctcctcctcccgacTTTCGAGATGCCAAGGGAAAGACGGCTTCGACGACCCTGAATGAGCTCAGTAGGAGAGTGAACGAGCTCGGTCCGCAGGGGAGCAGTGGTAGTAGTGAACGTGATCCAATGCAGAGACCGCCATCGAGGATTTGGACTGCCGCTGCGAATGCGGGGTTGATCAATCCTGATGGGACGTTAGGCTCAGGCCCAGGTTCAGGTCCAGGTTCAGGTACCGGAGCCGGTGAGTTTGGGGTGGGCTTCGGTGGTCCCACTGGTCCTGGCTCTGGTGGAAATGGTCAAACCACCCAGATGGGTCCGGGGGGAACAGATGTATCTCCCCGCCCAGTAAAGATCACGTCTAGACAAGAGGCGTTGGAGAGGATTGAAGAGCTTCAGAAGATGAGACCTGCAAGTGCGGGGTTTTTAAGCAACGCAGCTGCCAAGCTGGTTGGTGGTCTGGATATGTTTGGGATGTTACGGTCCACTGGGCAGTTGTCGACATCCAGGGAGGAACAGCGGACGGAAAAAGAACGGAATGAGGACCGCAATGAAGGTTCGTCCTCTGAAATGGAAGATATGGTTATGCCGACGACGAGTTCTGGTGCCGGGCGTTCTTCTTCACAACAACATCAAGGAGGTTACCTGTTGGGAGCTGCGGCGACATCTGCGACGAGATCTGGTCCTTGGTCGCACACCGGTGAAAGGACTGCTTCGACTTCGAGCACCTCCCCGAGTAGCGCTAGCGATCCGGCTTCTAGTTCGCTCTTCCAAGACTTTGCGAGTACGGGAATGACATTGAATGATcatgctgctttggaggtttACACGGTAGGCCATTTGATGCCCAAGAGTGCGGTGGATGATATGAGTGGAAATTGGTCGTTTGATAATTCGTTGATGGGAAGTGGGAGTGGGAATACAAGGTTGTTCAATGGCGGTTCGACAG GCGGTACGAAGAAACTCAGCGTCCGTCGGTCAACATTCGTACCAGGCTGGACGGTATCGCCGAGGGTGTTATTGGTGGACGACGATGCAGTCAGTCGAAAACTTAGCAGCAAGTTCTTGCAGGTATTTGGATGTAAGATTGATATTGCTGTCGATGGTGTCGGAGCGGTGAATAAGATGAATTTGGAAAAGTATGATCTGGTACTGATG GACATTGTGATGCCCAAGTTGGACGGAGTGTCGGCGACCTCCATGATACGGAAATTTGACCATATGACCCCTATCATCTCAATGACGAGCAATGCCAAACCGAATGAGATAATGACCTATTATTCCTCAG GGATGAATGATATCCTACCAAAGCCCTTCACAAAACAAGGGATGTTGGACATGCTCGAG AAACATCTCATGCATCTCAAGGTAATCCAACAAATGTCTCGCGTTCCTAGGTCCCTCGGAATTCCACCACTGTCAGATGCTAGTTTTGAACAAGCCATGACTTCCCAAGCTGCTCTCTTccaacaacagcagcagcaacaacaacaacagcaaaACATGGTGAACGGATTATTGGGAATTCCCCCAGGATCcccgtcctcttcctccggaATGCTATTTGACCCTGGCAAtccatctctttccctcACTACTTCCAACGACAGAGACGATTATTTTACTCCTTCAAATCCATTTGCCGGGATGGGTTTGACAGACGAGCAGTATAATACGATCTTGGCGGGATTGGTTAGTGGGGAATCGTTTTCGGGAAGTATGGGTGTGATGGGGATGCCCAGTAATAACTTCGATTCGTCTGGTGGGATGGGACAAAAACGGCCGTTGGATGATCGCGACCTGAGTATGAGAAGTGCTAAGAGGGGGAGGTTCGAAGTGGTAGAGTAA